AGCCTTGTCGATGTTGTCGAAGCTGATGAAGTCGGCGAGCCCCTGGGCCGCCTGGATCCGCGTGATCGCGGCCGTCAGCGTGGTCTTGCCGTGGTCCACGTGCCCGATGGTGCCCACGTTCACGTGCGGCTTGTTGCGCTCAAACTTGGCCTTGGCCATTGGTTTGAATCCTCATTGTCGAGGTGGTGGAGAAATGGATGGCTGAATGGATTCCGCCCGGGCGGCGCGTGTTCAGCGCCCCCGGGCCGGCGAACCGCCTCAGCCGCGGCTCGGGTGGTCCGGCGTCTCCGCGCCGGGTCCCAAGAACAGCACACCTCACCGCCTCAGCCGCTGCGGCAAGGTGCTCGTGCCCCAAAAATCCGGGGGCAAGACGCGAAGAATAGCGACAGTTGCCCCAAACGTCAACCCCTGGCTGGCCTGGGCGTTAAAAAGGGCGGCCCCGGGGGGCCGCCCTTTCGTCCAGCGGAGCGGAAGCGATCAGCCGCGGACCTTGGCCACGATCTCCTCGGCCTTGCTCTTGGGCACTTCCTCGTACTGCGCGAACTGCATGCTGTACACGGCGCGCCCCTGCGACATCGAGCGGAGCGACGTGCTGTAGCCGAACATCTCGGACAGCGGCACCATGGCGTTGATCACCTGGGCCTCGCCACGCTGGTCCATCCCCTGGATCTTGCCGCGGCGGCTGCTGAGGTCGCCGATGACGTCGCCCATGTAGTCCGACGGGGTGATTACCT
The genomic region above belongs to Longimicrobium sp. and contains:
- a CDS encoding GTP-binding protein → MAKAKFERNKPHVNVGTIGHVDHGKTTLTAAITRIQAAQGLADFISFDNIDKA